One genomic region from Stutzerimonas decontaminans encodes:
- a CDS encoding Hcp family type VI secretion system effector: protein MPTPAYLSLEGTKQGLITAGTFTEDSVGNIFQEGHEDQILVQAFQHQVIIPRDPQSGQPTGQRVHKPLMITKVFDKSSPLIFNALTSGERLNKCRLEWYRTSSTGTQEHYFTIELEDAVIVDVQSRMPNCQDPNMSHFTHLEDVYFTYRKIVWTHEVSGTSGSDDWRTPIAG, encoded by the coding sequence ATGCCAACACCCGCGTATCTGTCCCTCGAAGGCACCAAGCAAGGCCTGATCACCGCCGGCACCTTCACCGAGGACTCGGTTGGCAACATCTTCCAGGAAGGCCATGAGGACCAGATCCTGGTGCAGGCCTTTCAGCATCAGGTCATCATCCCGCGTGACCCGCAGTCCGGCCAGCCGACAGGCCAGCGTGTGCACAAGCCACTGATGATTACCAAGGTGTTCGACAAGTCGTCGCCGCTGATCTTCAACGCCCTGACTTCCGGCGAGCGCCTGAACAAGTGCCGTCTGGAGTGGTACCGCACCTCGTCCACCGGCACCCAGGAACACTACTTCACCATCGAGTTGGAAGATGCGGTGATCGTCGATGTGCAGTCGCGCATGCCCAACTGCCAGGACCCGAACATGTCCCATTTCACTCATCTGGAAGACGTGTACTTCACCTACCGCAAGATCGTCTGGACCCACGAGGTTTCCGGCACCTCCGGCTCCGACGACTGGCGCACCCCGATCGCCGGCTGA
- a CDS encoding DUF4123 domain-containing protein produces the protein MSAPMPNGNGAILLDGARYESATAWLYQCFPSHQPRPLLLGTAYEPIADAGPILLDAPVGSMAYDAWRHGTEIKDGLWLESDASMDDLQHILQRRLRIFTPEHRELWLRLGDARPLYQAWQREGQWPVGFWHRISRIWLHHEGTIFCAWQNEQPEKEGAPAELDLAAQMTLDWRLLEALAEQDDTAQEALL, from the coding sequence ATGAGCGCCCCAATGCCCAATGGAAACGGTGCCATTCTGCTCGACGGAGCTCGTTACGAGAGTGCGACGGCGTGGCTTTATCAGTGCTTCCCTAGCCATCAACCAAGACCGTTATTGCTCGGTACGGCCTATGAACCCATAGCGGACGCTGGCCCGATTTTGCTGGATGCTCCGGTTGGCAGCATGGCCTATGACGCCTGGCGACACGGAACCGAAATCAAGGATGGTCTCTGGCTGGAAAGCGATGCTTCGATGGACGATCTGCAGCACATACTGCAGCGCCGCCTGCGCATCTTTACCCCAGAACATCGCGAACTCTGGCTACGCCTGGGTGACGCCCGGCCTCTGTATCAGGCATGGCAGCGCGAAGGGCAATGGCCGGTGGGATTCTGGCACCGTATCTCACGCATCTGGCTTCATCACGAAGGCACAATCTTCTGTGCCTGGCAAAACGAACAGCCCGAGAAAGAAGGCGCGCCAGCCGAATTAGATCTCGCCGCGCAAATGACGCTCGACTGGCGACTGCTGGAAGCACTTGCCGAACAGGACGACACGGCACAGGAGGCTCTTCTATGA
- the tssI gene encoding type VI secretion system Vgr family protein, whose translation MFAPANQAHFTLSLEGIEHDFKVLEFRGREAISQPYRFDLELVSERPDLDLESLLHRPAFLAFAPDGSGIHGLVHQAAQGESGQRLTRYCLTLVPQLAYLTHRTNQRIFQHLTVPQIIARVLEEHGIQADAYRFQLGPVIYPPREYCVQYDESDLHFIQRLCEEEGIHYHFRHSAAGHALVFGDDQTVFPRLAATAYQQDSGLVADQPVIKRFGLRLETRPSRVMRRDYDFEKPRLSMEAAFHSDFQPALEDYDYPGRFTERARGKHLSQRALERHRHDYELAEGESDQPRLASGHFLPLTEHTRSDWNQLWLLTEVLHEGKQPQVLEESVTSPVDSGDGFVQGYRNRFSATPWDIPFRPTLCHPKPKVLGSQTAVVTGPVGEEIHCDEYGRVKVQFHWDREAQADDKTSCWLRVSSSWAGDRYGGIAIPRVGMEVLVTFLEGDPDQPLVTGCLYHKEHQVPYDLPADKTRTVFKTLSSPGGGGYNELRIEDRKGAEQIYLHAQRDWDESIEHDQKIRVGHERHDTVEANSYSEFRAEEHRTTHADRKTEIRANDHLTVGNSQHLKIGTGQFIEAGNEIHLSSGLKVVLEAGSELTFKAGGSFIKLDASGITMVGPLIRMNSGGSPGKGSAAAPILPGQVKAADADMPGIPLEALIKQNMLFRSTRAGVCEVCEAAKASKGDKA comes from the coding sequence ATGTTCGCCCCAGCCAACCAGGCCCACTTCACACTTTCCCTCGAAGGCATCGAGCACGACTTCAAGGTGCTCGAATTCCGGGGCCGTGAAGCCATCAGCCAGCCCTATCGCTTCGACCTGGAACTGGTCAGCGAGCGCCCCGACCTGGATCTGGAAAGCCTGCTGCATCGCCCGGCCTTTCTTGCCTTCGCGCCGGATGGCAGCGGCATCCACGGGCTGGTGCATCAGGCCGCCCAGGGTGAATCCGGCCAGCGCCTGACCCGCTACTGTCTCACGCTCGTGCCGCAGTTGGCCTACCTTACCCATCGCACCAACCAGCGCATCTTCCAGCACCTGACGGTGCCGCAGATCATCGCCCGGGTGCTCGAGGAACACGGCATCCAGGCCGATGCCTACCGTTTCCAGCTCGGCCCGGTGATCTACCCGCCGCGCGAATACTGCGTGCAGTACGACGAATCGGACCTGCACTTCATCCAGCGCCTGTGCGAGGAAGAGGGCATTCACTATCACTTCAGGCACAGCGCGGCCGGTCATGCCCTGGTCTTCGGCGATGACCAGACCGTCTTCCCCAGGCTCGCTGCCACCGCCTATCAGCAGGACAGCGGACTGGTCGCCGACCAGCCGGTGATCAAGCGCTTCGGCCTGCGTCTGGAAACCCGCCCCAGCCGCGTTATGCGCCGCGACTACGATTTTGAGAAGCCACGCCTGAGCATGGAGGCCGCTTTCCACAGCGACTTCCAGCCCGCTCTCGAGGACTATGACTACCCCGGCCGCTTCACCGAGCGCGCCCGCGGCAAGCACCTGTCGCAACGCGCCCTGGAACGCCATCGCCACGACTACGAGCTGGCCGAAGGCGAAAGCGATCAGCCGCGGCTGGCGAGCGGGCACTTCCTCCCGCTCACCGAACACACGCGCAGCGACTGGAACCAGCTCTGGCTACTTACCGAAGTGCTGCACGAAGGCAAGCAGCCGCAGGTGTTGGAGGAGTCCGTCACCAGTCCTGTCGATAGCGGTGACGGCTTCGTCCAGGGCTACCGCAACCGCTTCAGCGCCACGCCCTGGGATATCCCTTTCCGCCCGACGCTTTGCCATCCGAAACCGAAGGTGCTCGGCAGCCAGACCGCCGTGGTCACCGGCCCCGTCGGCGAAGAAATCCACTGCGACGAGTACGGCCGCGTAAAAGTCCAGTTCCACTGGGACCGCGAAGCCCAGGCCGATGACAAGACCAGTTGCTGGCTGCGCGTCAGCTCCAGCTGGGCCGGCGACCGCTACGGCGGCATCGCCATCCCGCGGGTCGGCATGGAAGTGCTGGTGACCTTCCTCGAAGGCGATCCCGATCAACCGCTGGTGACCGGCTGCCTGTACCACAAGGAGCATCAGGTCCCCTACGACCTGCCGGCGGACAAGACCCGCACGGTGTTCAAGACCCTGAGCAGCCCGGGTGGTGGCGGCTACAACGAACTGCGCATCGAAGACCGTAAGGGCGCCGAACAGATCTACCTCCACGCCCAGCGCGACTGGGACGAGAGCATCGAGCACGACCAGAAGATCCGCGTCGGCCACGAGCGCCACGACACCGTCGAAGCCAACAGCTACAGCGAATTCCGCGCCGAAGAACACCGCACCACCCACGCCGACCGCAAGACAGAAATCCGCGCCAACGACCACCTCACCGTGGGCAACAGCCAGCACCTGAAGATCGGCACCGGCCAGTTCATCGAGGCGGGTAATGAAATCCACCTTTCCAGCGGCCTCAAAGTGGTGCTCGAAGCCGGCAGCGAGCTGACCTTCAAGGCTGGTGGCAGTTTTATCAAACTCGATGCCAGCGGCATCACCATGGTCGGGCCTTTGATCAGGATGAACTCGGGTGGAAGTCCGGGAAAGGGATCGGCCGCGGCGCCGATATTGCCGGGGCAGGTGAAGGCAGCGGATGCAGATATGCCGGGAATTCCACTGGAAGCCCTGATAAAACAAAACATGCTGTTTCGCAGCACCCGAGCTGGCGTATGTGAAGTGTGCGAAGCCGCTAAGGCATCAAAGGGAGATAAGGCATGA
- a CDS encoding toxin VasX, producing the protein MTAQTPAPSSLTVAGCPLLSAVLPLRYALGPTLTVDTSAYGLPAVQGDFPAIGDYFEPLKGRPLNYTARLLRDGWLYVWQSGLKQLVEYRVSAAVFTQTARGGKVIDGRSLPYLLLPAATPAMLAWSPRQWSDSQFKSAKGKEDVRQRVMRTITPGAAPFSGQARTIHERIGDYMDANWYGWSCEPSTSHRPAWPKLLDDMQRCEQQAYALIDDPWGVLLDLAKLLRARQQAFKVTREVHGEDWAMAGVLKSLAEGDPQIGGQLRSITDYRLLQTTWQQQTQEEEEYSADVRRLSELWSAWLNTLAQRGPASLDTACGHFDITQPDPRAELELHFAAACLGPATTGPGAKAITDALTLQQQEGKPWLVWALLGLGKRLGVGEINSLVGLADGARDNGASALSEAHKLAQLLNQAADKLGRHILGSPLEALFTALAPIVGLGLQKADNGSKAAGRLYLAAALARSQQRLAIEAVSQRQLGEWMSDLMGTRPNLPARLKPTQLSVAVSEALPFFRLLPAKDLPPLPTSMAPDVNLKGMLDLGKRTLEKAPIKCLVALVAGVNFVWAGKEFYQERNIKRFINAMGSAFGISSAVFATLQKVAEVDWETAVKLNGATHIASQKALADALGVGAKASILQSVTSGFDVLVYGIEALESYQAGDLDTTAINVGLTLASAANLRLYVQSFRAIRAARAAVIAGEAAVIGRGVSVAPHLAARALGWTILIVGGVIARQYTQDTPLETWVKRTRFGTRPADWSNSYEKSMTEFYKVVFPISFEAYRLNELNPYRGMQTTTYVLLRLPGKSALTDDMIHFKGHETWGSFFGLGGTRKAVEWSGKDFDHHGGTRVKPEPGVAVYRRVYHEENGDKLDAIRGELSYSPVEGLTLPPIEIKELAWL; encoded by the coding sequence ATGACTGCCCAAACTCCCGCCCCATCCAGCTTGACGGTCGCTGGATGCCCCCTGCTCAGTGCTGTACTCCCGCTACGCTATGCGCTCGGCCCGACCCTGACAGTGGATACCAGCGCCTATGGCTTGCCAGCTGTACAGGGAGACTTTCCTGCAATAGGCGATTACTTCGAGCCACTCAAGGGCCGTCCGCTGAACTACACCGCCCGCCTGTTACGCGATGGCTGGCTGTACGTCTGGCAGAGCGGCCTAAAACAATTGGTCGAATACCGTGTCAGCGCGGCCGTTTTTACCCAAACAGCTCGCGGCGGCAAAGTCATCGACGGGCGTAGCCTGCCCTATTTACTCCTTCCCGCTGCAACACCGGCCATGCTGGCGTGGTCGCCTCGCCAGTGGAGCGATAGCCAGTTCAAATCAGCCAAGGGAAAAGAGGATGTACGTCAGCGCGTGATGCGCACCATCACCCCTGGAGCAGCACCTTTCAGCGGTCAAGCCCGCACGATTCACGAACGTATCGGCGACTACATGGACGCCAACTGGTATGGCTGGAGTTGCGAGCCCTCTACCAGTCACCGCCCGGCATGGCCAAAGCTGCTCGACGACATGCAGCGCTGCGAGCAACAAGCCTATGCCTTGATCGACGACCCGTGGGGCGTACTGCTGGATCTGGCCAAGCTGCTTCGCGCTCGTCAGCAGGCGTTCAAAGTCACCCGGGAAGTGCACGGTGAAGATTGGGCAATGGCAGGCGTGCTCAAATCTCTGGCAGAAGGCGACCCGCAAATCGGCGGCCAACTGCGCAGCATCACTGATTACCGCCTGCTACAAACTACCTGGCAGCAGCAAACGCAAGAGGAGGAAGAATACAGCGCCGATGTGCGCCGCCTCAGCGAGCTCTGGTCAGCCTGGCTAAATACCCTAGCGCAGCGCGGCCCTGCCAGCCTAGATACTGCCTGTGGCCATTTCGACATCACCCAACCGGATCCACGTGCAGAGTTGGAACTCCACTTCGCTGCAGCCTGCCTCGGCCCGGCGACAACAGGTCCCGGAGCCAAGGCCATAACCGATGCTCTGACACTCCAGCAGCAAGAGGGCAAACCATGGTTGGTTTGGGCGTTACTGGGTTTGGGCAAACGCCTCGGTGTCGGCGAAATCAATTCCCTGGTAGGGCTGGCTGACGGCGCAAGAGACAACGGCGCAAGCGCGCTGAGCGAAGCACACAAACTGGCGCAATTGCTGAACCAGGCAGCCGATAAACTGGGCCGACATATTCTGGGTTCGCCACTGGAAGCCCTGTTCACAGCGCTCGCTCCCATCGTCGGCTTGGGCCTGCAGAAAGCCGACAACGGCTCCAAGGCCGCCGGGCGCCTCTACCTCGCCGCAGCTCTGGCGCGAAGCCAGCAGCGCCTGGCTATCGAGGCCGTCAGCCAGCGGCAACTCGGCGAATGGATGAGCGATCTGATGGGCACACGCCCTAACCTGCCAGCCCGTCTAAAACCCACACAACTCAGTGTTGCAGTCAGCGAGGCACTGCCGTTCTTCCGCCTGCTACCAGCCAAGGACTTGCCGCCCTTGCCTACATCCATGGCGCCGGATGTAAACCTCAAGGGAATGCTTGATCTTGGCAAAAGGACACTAGAAAAAGCCCCCATCAAGTGCCTGGTAGCACTTGTGGCGGGGGTGAATTTTGTTTGGGCAGGCAAAGAGTTTTATCAGGAGCGGAATATCAAACGCTTCATAAACGCAATGGGTAGCGCGTTCGGTATTTCTTCTGCTGTTTTCGCAACCCTACAAAAAGTTGCTGAAGTCGACTGGGAAACAGCAGTCAAGCTCAATGGGGCCACGCACATCGCTTCGCAGAAAGCTTTGGCTGATGCACTGGGCGTAGGCGCTAAAGCATCGATCCTACAATCGGTGACCTCTGGCTTCGACGTATTGGTCTATGGCATCGAAGCGCTAGAGAGCTACCAAGCAGGCGACTTGGACACCACAGCCATCAATGTCGGGTTGACCCTGGCCTCCGCCGCCAACTTGCGCCTTTACGTGCAGAGCTTCCGAGCCATACGTGCCGCACGCGCCGCAGTCATCGCTGGCGAGGCTGCCGTCATAGGCCGCGGCGTTAGCGTGGCGCCACACCTGGCCGCCCGCGCTCTGGGGTGGACCATCCTGATCGTCGGCGGAGTAATTGCTCGCCAATATACTCAGGACACACCTCTTGAAACCTGGGTTAAACGTACCCGATTCGGCACCCGGCCTGCCGACTGGTCGAACAGTTACGAAAAGTCTATGACCGAGTTTTACAAGGTAGTATTCCCCATCAGTTTCGAGGCTTACCGTCTCAACGAATTGAATCCATATCGTGGCATGCAAACCACCACCTACGTCTTGCTAAGGCTGCCAGGCAAGAGTGCGCTGACTGATGACATGATCCATTTCAAAGGGCACGAAACCTGGGGCAGCTTCTTCGGCTTGGGCGGCACACGCAAGGCCGTGGAATGGAGCGGGAAGGACTTCGATCACCACGGCGGCACACGGGTCAAACCCGAACCTGGCGTGGCTGTCTACCGCCGCGTTTATCACG